A section of the Phaseolus vulgaris cultivar G19833 chromosome 8, P. vulgaris v2.0, whole genome shotgun sequence genome encodes:
- the LOC137825124 gene encoding uncharacterized protein translates to MLGKGKLAELRALARTHRLASGSQTVPNSVVEIAAAQDRSPPQGPAPPEALPAPQRKKLVLKKPKRKTPQVVQEDEDEDDEATEDGLITKRRRAAPSSSPALPTPTPPSPPAPTPPVQAIPLVAALPAVEGNEPNFMENPPSASTPFVSAGEGPPSIASIAEAAPGGDEGAHNSPILITESPSSPPRQETQLPQPIQEGGGESQHQAPSAPPPAAAASLPPAVKEIWGPFTAKLKMMAEDLPSIITKSVESSTKKIQDDISTLQEENRLIRIEAEKLSCNLMMAEIDHSRVEDAMSAELRVARKEASDLRQKLHLLAQEKIELETKVENLEKRSVDREVLLGKVEKERNDAVAELAEAREENKRTVAELAQVREESKKVAEDLVQAREKTEELKKRADELGQQTEGLKKQNEELELSSTQVLAAGFDAALEQVACQYPELDLSMVSLYNEVVDGKIVPSED, encoded by the exons atgttgggcaaaggcaaattggctgaactgagggcgctcgcccgaacccacagATTGGCGTCGGGCtctcaaaccgtgccaaactcggtggtggagatcgccgctgcccaggacagatcgccccctcaaggcccagctcctccaGAGGCACTGCCCGCCCCTCAACGAAAGAAGCTCGTCTTaaagaaaccaaagaggaaaactcctcaagtggttcaagaagacgaagatgaagatgatgaggcAACCGAGGACGGCCTCATAACCAAAAGGAGAAGGGCGGCACCTTCTTCATCACCTGCTctaccaacaccaacaccgccttctcccccagctccaacaccgccagtccaagcgataCCCTTGGTAGCTGCACTTCCTGCGGTTGAAGGCAATgagcctaacttcatggagaaccctccgagcgcctccacgccattcgtatctgctggagagggtcctccttcaattGCCTCAATCGCTGAAGCTGCACCAGGTGGGGATGAGGGCGCTCACAACTCGCCAATACTCATTACCGAGTCCCCctcttcaccaccacgccaggaaACCCAACTTCCTCAACcaattcaagagggtggtggtgagagtcaGCACCAGGCCCCTTCAGCCCCTCCACCAGCAGCGGCTGCAAGCCTTCCCCCCGCGGTCAAAGAaatctgggggcccttcacagctaagctcaaaatgatggcagaggacctcccctccatcataACAAAatctgtggagagctccaccaaaAAAATCCAGGATGATATCTCCacactccaagaggagaatcgcctgataaggatcgaggcggagaagctGTCCTGCAACCTCATGATGGCGGAGATTGATCACTCAAGGGTGGAAGACGCCATGAGTGCCGAGCTGAGGGTtgcacgcaaggaggcctctgatctacgccagaaactgcacctcctagctcaagagaaaatcgaactggaga ccaaggtagagaacctcgagaaaaggtcggttgatcgggaggttctccttgGAAAGGTCGAAAAGGAGAGGAACGACGCCGTGGCTGAGCTCGCCGAAGCTAGAGAGGAAAACAAAAGAACTgttgcagagctggcccaggtgcGGGAGGAAAGcaaaaaggttgctgaagacctcgtTCAAGCTCGTGAGaaaactgaagaactgaagaaacgagctgacgagctaggacagcaaaccgaggggctcaaaaaGCAAAACGAAGAGCTCGAACTGAGCTCCACCCAAGTCCTCGCCGCTGGGTTCGACGCTGCCCTGGAGCAAGTCGCCTGCcagtaccccgagctcgacctctccatggtatCACTAtataatgaagtggtggatgggaagatcgtgccttctgaagattag